One window of Phycisphaeraceae bacterium genomic DNA carries:
- the map gene encoding type I methionyl aminopeptidase → MSRTGKLTPADVDGAYAAAQKVVDMHRALVGFVRPGKTLAQIDRFVATTLESMGTESCFLGYRQSLRGPKFPSHACLSVNDCIVHGTAGSLDRPLAPGDLIKIDIGVTYRGWIGDAAWTYSIGPASSEVRRLMDAGKESLSAGIQAFRIGEPLLLWAKAVEHCVESKYGFRLIRGLGGHGYGRRLHTEPFVSNSTPTFASEWPDGSRPCSPGMLLALEPMIGVGTGQQRSSNGHDWPVYTADGSLASHHEHDVLITESGPRVLTEGLDDLPDELPA, encoded by the coding sequence GTGAGCCGAACAGGCAAACTGACACCGGCGGATGTAGACGGCGCCTACGCGGCGGCACAAAAAGTCGTGGACATGCATCGCGCGCTGGTCGGGTTTGTTCGCCCCGGAAAAACGCTTGCGCAGATCGATCGATTCGTCGCGACGACTCTCGAGTCGATGGGGACCGAGTCGTGCTTTCTTGGCTATCGCCAGTCGCTGCGCGGCCCGAAGTTTCCTTCGCACGCATGCCTCAGCGTAAACGATTGCATCGTTCACGGAACCGCAGGTTCGCTGGACCGACCGCTCGCGCCCGGCGACCTGATCAAGATCGACATCGGCGTGACCTATCGCGGCTGGATCGGCGATGCTGCTTGGACGTATTCGATCGGCCCGGCGTCGAGCGAGGTGCGTCGACTCATGGACGCGGGCAAAGAATCGCTCTCTGCGGGCATTCAGGCTTTTCGGATAGGAGAGCCGCTGTTGCTATGGGCAAAGGCGGTCGAACACTGCGTGGAGTCGAAATACGGATTTCGACTGATCCGGGGTCTTGGAGGGCATGGGTATGGGAGAAGGCTGCACACCGAACCGTTTGTTTCGAACTCGACCCCGACCTTTGCAAGCGAATGGCCGGACGGGTCGCGACCATGTTCTCCGGGGATGCTTCTGGCGCTGGAACCGATGATTGGCGTGGGAACCGGTCAGCAGCGCTCGTCGAATGGGCACGACTGGCCTGTCTACACGGCGGATGGATCTCTCGCGAGTCATCATGAGCACGATGTTCTTATCACCGAGAGCGGTCCGCGCGTGCTGACCGAGGGATTGGATGATCTGCCGGATGAGCTGCCCGCGTGA
- a CDS encoding glutamine synthetase III: MTNRTDAILEISHHHSNSHRPEALRMNTGDAVTHTFGADVFNERVMRQRLPKEVFKQLQRTIKHAEPLDHELADSVAAAMKDWAIEHGATHYTHWFQPLTGTTAEKHDAFLVPDGTGGALSEFSGSALVQGEPDASSFPSGGLRATFEARGYTAWDPTSPVFLNRAGGGVTLCIPTAFVSWTGVALDHKTPLLRSMDALSEQAMRILKIFGTDKDVTRVMCTAGAEQEYFLIDQSYYFDRPDLLACDRTLFGAKPPKHQQLEDHYFGSIPQRVIAFMVETERELYRLGVPVKTRHNEVAPGQFELAPIFETANLACDHQMIVMETLKKVANRHRLQCILHEKPFAGINGSGKHLNWSMSTDTGTNLLDPRDDTHTNMQFLVFLCAVIRAVDLHADLLRASVASANNDHRLGANEAPPAIMSIFLGDMLSDIIDQIESGSPKSTMKGGKLDLGARTLPQLPRHTGDRNRTSPFAFTGNKFEFRAVGSSQSVAWPATVLNTIVAESLDFLATQLEKAVGSNPSASKLQTAVKSLLQKTVKQHKRVIFNGDGYDHAWHVEAEKKRKLPNLRNSVDALPVLTSKKNIELFKKYGVLNKVESESREHIYIEKYNKQVQIEAETASIMARTLVLPAAIRQQTEIAEAVAATKAAGGDSKSLKAELDDFSELVSQLRSKIAKLDKAIDTQVADEHKKAHHMHDDVLGAMGELRAVVDELESRVSQDLWPLPGYREMLSIK, from the coding sequence ATGACCAATCGAACGGACGCGATTCTCGAAATCAGCCATCACCATTCCAACAGCCATCGACCGGAGGCCCTCCGAATGAACACCGGCGACGCCGTGACCCACACCTTCGGCGCCGATGTTTTCAACGAACGCGTCATGCGTCAGCGTCTCCCCAAGGAAGTCTTCAAGCAGCTCCAGCGCACGATCAAGCATGCCGAGCCCCTCGATCACGAGCTCGCCGACAGCGTTGCCGCCGCTATGAAGGATTGGGCCATCGAGCACGGCGCGACGCACTACACCCACTGGTTCCAGCCGCTCACAGGCACGACTGCGGAAAAGCACGACGCCTTCCTCGTCCCCGACGGCACGGGCGGCGCGCTCAGCGAATTCAGCGGCAGCGCCCTCGTCCAGGGCGAGCCCGACGCATCGAGCTTCCCCTCCGGCGGCCTGCGCGCCACCTTTGAAGCCCGCGGCTACACCGCGTGGGATCCGACCAGCCCCGTTTTCCTCAATCGCGCGGGTGGCGGGGTCACGCTCTGCATCCCCACCGCGTTCGTTTCGTGGACCGGCGTCGCGCTCGATCACAAGACACCGCTCCTCCGCTCGATGGACGCGCTCTCCGAGCAGGCGATGCGCATCCTCAAGATCTTCGGCACCGATAAGGACGTGACCCGCGTCATGTGCACGGCTGGCGCCGAGCAGGAGTACTTCCTGATCGATCAGAGTTATTACTTTGATCGCCCCGATCTGCTCGCGTGCGATCGCACGCTTTTCGGAGCCAAGCCCCCGAAGCATCAGCAACTCGAAGACCACTATTTCGGCTCGATCCCGCAGCGCGTCATCGCCTTCATGGTTGAGACCGAGCGCGAGCTCTACCGCCTCGGCGTGCCGGTCAAGACCCGCCACAACGAGGTCGCCCCCGGACAGTTTGAACTCGCCCCGATCTTCGAGACCGCCAATCTCGCGTGCGATCACCAGATGATCGTCATGGAGACTCTGAAGAAGGTCGCCAACCGCCATCGCCTCCAGTGCATCCTGCACGAGAAGCCCTTCGCCGGCATCAACGGCAGCGGCAAGCACCTCAACTGGTCGATGTCCACCGACACGGGCACCAATCTGCTCGACCCGCGCGACGACACGCACACCAACATGCAGTTCCTGGTCTTCCTCTGCGCCGTCATCCGTGCGGTCGATCTCCACGCCGACCTGCTCCGCGCCAGCGTCGCGAGCGCCAACAACGATCACCGGCTCGGTGCCAATGAAGCTCCGCCCGCGATCATGTCCATCTTCCTCGGCGACATGCTCTCGGACATCATCGATCAGATCGAGAGCGGCTCACCCAAGAGCACGATGAAGGGCGGCAAGCTCGACCTAGGCGCCCGCACGCTTCCGCAGCTCCCCCGCCACACCGGCGACCGCAACCGCACCTCGCCGTTCGCGTTCACCGGCAACAAGTTCGAGTTCCGCGCGGTGGGCAGCAGCCAGTCGGTCGCGTGGCCCGCGACGGTGCTCAACACCATCGTCGCCGAAAGCCTCGACTTCCTCGCGACCCAGCTCGAGAAGGCCGTCGGCTCGAATCCGTCCGCTTCCAAGCTGCAGACCGCCGTCAAGAGCCTGCTCCAGAAGACGGTCAAGCAGCACAAGCGGGTCATCTTCAACGGCGACGGCTACGACCACGCGTGGCACGTCGAGGCGGAAAAGAAGCGCAAGCTCCCCAACCTCCGCAATTCCGTCGATGCCCTGCCCGTTCTCACCTCCAAGAAGAACATCGAGCTCTTCAAGAAGTACGGCGTTCTCAACAAGGTCGAGAGCGAAAGCCGCGAGCACATCTACATCGAGAAGTACAACAAGCAGGTCCAGATCGAGGCCGAGACAGCCTCGATCATGGCCCGCACGCTCGTTCTTCCCGCGGCAATCCGCCAGCAGACCGAGATTGCGGAAGCGGTTGCCGCGACCAAGGCCGCCGGAGGCGATTCCAAGAGCCTCAAAGCCGAGCTCGATGATTTCAGCGAGCTGGTTTCGCAGCTGCGCTCGAAGATCGCCAAGCTCGACAAGGCGATCGATACGCAGGTCGCCGACGAGCACAAGAAAGCCCATCACATGCACGACGATGTGCTCGGCGCCATGGGCGAACTCCGCGCTGTCGTCGATGAACTCGAGTCGCGCGTGAGCCAGGACCTGTGGCCTCTCCCCGGCTATCGCGAGATGCTGTCGATCAAGTGA
- the hutU gene encoding urocanate hydratase: MPTKVVEKIGKVSKILADAAKAAPKSGARVVRAPRGKKKVCKTWQAEAAMRMLMNNLDPEVAERPEDLVVYGGRGQAARSWPAFDAIIKTLKRLKADETLLVQSGKPVGVVQTTKDSPRVLIANSNLVPHWATQKHFDELAAKGLMMYGQMTAGSWIYIGTQGIVQGTYETFRELGQHHFKADLAGKLCVTAGCGGMGGAQPLAITMNGGTCLIADVDMRCLQRRVKDRYLDSVVDNLDAAIDAAVASAKDKKAISIGVCCNAIELLERLLERAITPDALTDQTSAHDLLSYVPLGRSIEQAEAWRQSDPAKYEQESLASMDRHVRAMVELQKHGSITFDYGNNIRQRAFDHGFKDAFAFPGFVPAYIRPQFCVGRGPFRFVALSGDPKDIFTADAALMKLFPKDKGLHRWLTMAKERIAFQGLPARICWLGQGQRDKAGVMLNNLVKSGKIKAPIVIGRDHLDCGSVASPNRETEGMKDGTDAVSDWAILNAMVNVASGASWVSFHHGGGVGIGFSQHAGQVIVADGTKEAVARLKRVLTNDPAMGVFRHVDAGYDEAAACAKANKIDIPMRS, from the coding sequence ATGCCGACCAAAGTGGTTGAGAAGATCGGAAAAGTTTCGAAGATTCTCGCCGACGCCGCGAAGGCGGCGCCGAAATCCGGCGCACGTGTCGTGCGTGCTCCGCGCGGCAAGAAGAAAGTCTGCAAGACCTGGCAGGCCGAGGCCGCGATGCGCATGCTCATGAACAACCTCGACCCTGAGGTTGCCGAGCGCCCGGAAGATCTGGTCGTCTATGGCGGGCGCGGACAGGCGGCGCGCTCGTGGCCCGCGTTCGATGCAATCATCAAGACTCTGAAACGTCTGAAAGCGGACGAGACATTGCTGGTTCAGTCCGGCAAACCGGTCGGCGTTGTTCAAACGACGAAGGATTCGCCGCGGGTGCTCATCGCCAACAGCAATCTAGTCCCCCACTGGGCGACACAAAAGCACTTCGATGAACTCGCGGCCAAAGGTCTCATGATGTACGGCCAGATGACGGCCGGTTCGTGGATCTACATCGGCACGCAGGGGATCGTGCAGGGGACGTACGAGACATTCCGCGAACTCGGGCAGCATCATTTCAAGGCCGATCTTGCCGGAAAACTGTGCGTCACCGCCGGATGCGGCGGCATGGGCGGCGCGCAGCCGCTCGCCATCACCATGAACGGCGGCACATGCCTGATCGCCGATGTCGATATGCGCTGCCTGCAGCGCCGGGTGAAAGACCGTTACCTCGATTCAGTCGTGGACAATCTCGACGCGGCGATTGATGCCGCGGTCGCGAGCGCGAAAGACAAGAAGGCGATCAGCATCGGCGTGTGCTGCAATGCGATCGAACTGCTCGAGCGACTCCTCGAACGCGCCATCACGCCCGATGCCCTGACCGATCAGACGAGCGCACACGATCTCCTCAGCTATGTGCCGCTGGGAAGATCGATCGAACAGGCAGAGGCCTGGCGGCAGAGCGACCCTGCGAAGTACGAGCAAGAGAGTCTGGCATCAATGGATCGCCATGTGCGCGCCATGGTCGAGCTTCAGAAGCACGGAAGCATCACGTTCGACTACGGCAACAACATCCGGCAGCGAGCCTTCGATCACGGTTTCAAGGATGCGTTCGCGTTTCCGGGTTTCGTGCCCGCGTACATCCGGCCCCAATTCTGCGTCGGGCGCGGGCCGTTCCGTTTCGTCGCGCTCTCGGGCGACCCGAAAGACATTTTCACGGCCGACGCAGCTCTCATGAAGCTGTTCCCGAAGGACAAAGGACTCCATCGCTGGCTGACGATGGCGAAGGAACGCATCGCGTTTCAGGGCCTTCCGGCGCGCATCTGCTGGCTCGGTCAGGGCCAGCGCGACAAAGCCGGCGTCATGCTCAACAACCTCGTCAAGTCCGGCAAGATCAAAGCTCCGATCGTCATTGGCCGCGATCATCTCGACTGCGGGAGCGTCGCCAGCCCGAACCGCGAGACCGAAGGAATGAAGGACGGGACCGACGCCGTCAGCGACTGGGCGATCCTCAACGCCATGGTCAATGTGGCGAGCGGCGCATCATGGGTCAGTTTCCATCACGGCGGCGGCGTCGGAATCGGATTCAGTCAGCACGCGGGCCAAGTGATCGTTGCGGACGGCACAAAGGAGGCCGTGGCGAGGTTGAAGCGCGTGCTGACAAACGATCCAGCGATGGGTGTTTTTCGTCATGTCGATGCCGGATACGACGAAGCCGCCGCGTGCGCCAAGGCAAACAAAATCGATATCCCGATGCGATCCTGA
- the trpA gene encoding tryptophan synthase subunit alpha, with the protein MGCIDSIFSELKASNRKALMPFVCAGYPGLHSMPDILLALQDAGASVVEVGIPFSDPIADGPVIAAAMHRAIQSGCTPGLVLDQVASVRERIRLGLVAMVSISIMQRLGANSGIASAVARFRDAGFDGFIFPDLPLEESEAWRSAAGEAGLSCTFLIAPTTPLDRAAAIAKASTGFLYVLARSGITGERSELPEISGRVSELRGITDLPIAVGFGISSPDQVRHVVQSADAAIVGSALIRRLSEVGNDGSPAQVAGDFCRQLCAGLGT; encoded by the coding sequence ATGGGCTGCATCGATTCCATTTTTTCCGAACTCAAAGCGAGCAACAGGAAGGCGCTGATGCCTTTTGTGTGCGCAGGCTACCCCGGCCTTCACTCGATGCCCGACATTCTGCTCGCGCTTCAGGATGCGGGCGCGTCCGTCGTTGAAGTCGGAATCCCATTCTCGGATCCGATCGCCGACGGCCCCGTCATCGCCGCGGCGATGCACCGCGCGATCCAATCCGGCTGCACGCCGGGCCTCGTGCTCGATCAGGTTGCTTCCGTGCGTGAGCGCATCCGTCTGGGTCTGGTGGCGATGGTCAGCATCTCCATTATGCAGCGCCTCGGCGCAAACTCCGGCATCGCTTCCGCCGTCGCGAGGTTCCGCGATGCCGGCTTCGACGGATTCATCTTTCCCGATCTTCCGCTCGAAGAGTCCGAAGCGTGGCGCTCCGCCGCGGGGGAAGCCGGTCTCTCGTGCACATTCCTCATCGCGCCAACAACTCCGCTCGATCGCGCCGCGGCAATCGCGAAGGCCTCGACCGGTTTTCTCTATGTCCTCGCCCGATCCGGAATAACCGGTGAGCGTTCGGAGTTGCCCGAGATCTCCGGTCGCGTCTCCGAATTGCGCGGCATCACCGATCTGCCGATTGCGGTGGGTTTCGGCATCTCCTCCCCCGATCAGGTCCGCCACGTGGTTCAGAGCGCCGACGCCGCGATCGTCGGAAGTGCATTGATTCGGCGGCTGTCCGAAGTCGGCAATGACGGTTCCCCGGCCCAAGTCGCGGGCGATTTCTGCCGACAACTCTGCGCCGGCTTGGGCACGTAA
- the hutI gene encoding imidazolonepropionase translates to MEAPPGYVGVRTGEAMRGLKMRENVDVLIRAGRIEAVGDGITVPPGGQVIDARGDVLMPGFVDCHTHLCWAGNRIDEWTRRLAGESYLQILKDGGGIMSTVRAVRETPLVRLTELLRQRLDASLRQGITTIEIKSGYGLNTETEIKMLRAIRDAALTWPGTVVLTALIGHAIDTTVGEKTFVEKTINETLPTVHAEFPGIAIDLFCEEGAWTLSDSLRLLNAAKELGHPLRVHADQFTSRGMVTEAVKLGVLSVDHLEQTTSAELEVLSKSQTFAVGLPITAINLGNSSTCKAFTGMSPGIKFANLRELVDRGGRVCVATNANPGSSPSISIPLAAALAVRFCGLTVDEALTAITVNPAMMLGFKDRGVVSSGKRADLVLLRFEDYRELAYELGGDPVRAVIVGGHVARYYSGN, encoded by the coding sequence ATGGAAGCCCCGCCGGGCTACGTGGGGGTGCGCACCGGCGAGGCAATGCGCGGGCTGAAAATGCGGGAAAACGTTGACGTGCTCATTCGCGCCGGGCGCATCGAGGCAGTCGGCGACGGGATCACCGTTCCGCCCGGCGGGCAGGTCATCGATGCACGCGGCGACGTCCTGATGCCGGGGTTCGTGGATTGCCACACCCACCTTTGCTGGGCCGGAAACAGGATCGACGAGTGGACGCGACGGCTGGCCGGCGAAAGCTACTTGCAGATTCTCAAGGACGGCGGCGGCATCATGAGCACCGTTCGAGCCGTTCGCGAAACACCGCTCGTTCGGCTCACGGAGTTGCTTCGGCAGCGCCTGGATGCATCGCTGCGCCAAGGCATCACAACGATCGAAATCAAGTCCGGTTACGGCTTGAACACCGAAACCGAGATCAAGATGCTTCGCGCTATCAGGGATGCCGCGCTGACCTGGCCGGGCACTGTGGTGCTCACCGCTTTGATCGGACACGCGATCGATACAACCGTCGGTGAAAAGACGTTTGTCGAGAAAACCATCAACGAGACGCTCCCGACTGTTCACGCGGAATTCCCCGGCATCGCAATCGATTTGTTCTGCGAAGAAGGCGCGTGGACGCTTTCGGATTCGCTCCGGCTGCTGAATGCCGCCAAGGAGCTGGGGCATCCGCTGCGAGTGCATGCCGATCAGTTCACGAGCCGCGGCATGGTAACCGAAGCCGTCAAGCTCGGCGTTTTGAGCGTTGATCATTTGGAGCAGACGACGAGCGCGGAACTCGAGGTACTATCGAAGAGTCAAACATTCGCCGTTGGTCTCCCGATCACGGCGATCAACCTCGGCAACTCATCCACTTGCAAGGCGTTCACCGGCATGTCGCCGGGGATCAAGTTCGCGAACCTGCGCGAGCTGGTGGATCGAGGCGGCCGGGTCTGCGTCGCGACCAACGCCAATCCCGGTTCATCTCCTTCGATCTCGATTCCGCTTGCCGCAGCGCTCGCGGTCCGGTTCTGCGGGCTGACCGTTGACGAGGCTCTGACGGCGATCACCGTGAATCCCGCCATGATGCTCGGATTCAAGGATCGCGGCGTCGTTTCATCCGGCAAGCGGGCGGATCTTGTCCTGCTCCGGTTCGAAGACTACCGGGAGCTCGCGTACGAACTCGGCGGTGATCCTGTACGGGCCGTGATCGTCGGCGGGCACGTTGCGCGCTACTACTCCGGAAACTGA
- a CDS encoding arginase family protein encodes MPDDLGVHLNNGRPGAREGPHAIRDALSRYGVASQFLCELPAVFDAGDVVPAEGQDAQALARTHDRVSEATEALARRGMLVIGFGGGHDLTYALVRGVARARGSLMPGIYFDAHLDVRDTPGSGMSFRRLLDENIASNLRIVGFNPLVNQREHAEWFIKHRGVIAPAGSDPLGGIDTNGGFVSVDLDCVDMGAAPGVSAPNPAGLGPRELADAMERLGQHYNLRCLDFMELCPPHDEGGRTARLAAHLLLSFLRGIGLRTASVKQ; translated from the coding sequence ATGCCCGATGATCTCGGGGTACATCTGAACAACGGACGCCCCGGTGCACGCGAAGGGCCGCACGCGATCCGTGATGCTCTCAGCCGATACGGAGTTGCGTCGCAGTTTCTGTGCGAGTTACCGGCAGTCTTTGATGCCGGGGATGTTGTACCCGCGGAAGGACAAGATGCTCAGGCTCTTGCCCGAACGCACGATCGTGTCAGCGAAGCGACGGAAGCACTCGCCCGCCGCGGCATGCTCGTCATCGGATTCGGAGGCGGGCACGATCTGACCTATGCGCTGGTAAGAGGCGTCGCCCGCGCACGCGGTTCACTCATGCCCGGAATCTATTTCGATGCGCATCTCGATGTGCGCGACACTCCGGGCAGCGGGATGTCGTTCCGCCGGTTGCTCGATGAAAACATCGCATCGAACCTGCGAATCGTCGGATTCAATCCGCTCGTGAACCAGCGTGAGCACGCCGAATGGTTTATCAAACATCGCGGCGTCATCGCACCGGCCGGTTCCGATCCGCTCGGAGGCATCGACACGAACGGCGGGTTTGTGAGCGTCGATCTCGATTGCGTCGATATGGGGGCGGCGCCCGGGGTCAGCGCGCCGAATCCGGCGGGGCTCGGACCACGCGAACTCGCGGACGCGATGGAGCGGCTGGGTCAGCACTACAACCTTCGCTGTCTTGATTTCATGGAACTCTGTCCACCGCACGACGAAGGCGGGCGCACCGCCCGGCTCGCTGCACATTTGCTGCTCTCGTTTCTGCGGGGCATCGGGCTTCGTACCGCTTCCGTCAAGCAGTGA